Proteins from one Planctomyces sp. SH-PL62 genomic window:
- a CDS encoding aspartate kinase: MPLLVQKFGGTSVADSDKILAAARRAIQAHQRGDQVLVVVSARGHTTDELVALAREINDRPPAREMDMLLSTGEQVSMALLAMAVESLGVPAISFTGAQIGLVTDSFHTKARIRNISTERMRAALDAGRIVIVAGFQGVDENYNITTLGRGGSDTTAVALAAVLGASACEIYTDVDGVYTTDPRIVPEARKIDRISYDEMLELASLGAGVMHSRSIEFAKKYGVPIHVRSSLSDAPGTWIVAETDARRLGVPVTGAALAKDEARITIRGVPDRPGVVHRIFHTISKAAVVVDMIVQNVAVEGLAELSFTVAKGDLPETIAAAESAAEAVGAAGVQHDAEVAKVSVVGLGMRTHTGVATTMFEALAREGINIQMITTSEIKISVLVPRANAAAALRAVHKAFLLDEVHAEPATPFAPPPAGKRPMKLVPLADPDADPALPQGMEDLVIAGVDLDETQANVSLFGVPDEPGYAAKVFQAIGRAGVFVDMIVQNVSLSGATDLSFTVPRDSAERAAEAVRPFGGGQIAIEPNLAKLSVSGVGMRTHTGVATAMFGALADASINIKLINTSEVRINVGADAAGGRRALQSLRKAFALDEE; this comes from the coding sequence GTGCCATTGCTCGTGCAGAAGTTCGGCGGGACGAGCGTCGCCGATTCGGACAAGATCCTGGCCGCCGCGAGGCGCGCGATCCAGGCCCATCAGCGAGGCGATCAGGTCCTGGTCGTCGTCTCGGCCCGGGGCCACACCACCGACGAGCTCGTCGCCCTGGCGCGCGAGATCAACGACCGCCCCCCGGCCCGCGAGATGGACATGCTCCTCTCCACCGGCGAGCAGGTCAGCATGGCGCTGCTGGCGATGGCCGTGGAATCCCTGGGCGTCCCCGCGATCAGCTTCACCGGCGCCCAGATCGGCCTGGTGACGGACAGCTTCCACACCAAGGCCCGGATCCGCAACATCTCCACCGAGCGGATGCGGGCGGCGCTCGACGCCGGCCGGATCGTCATCGTGGCCGGGTTCCAGGGGGTCGACGAGAACTACAACATCACGACCCTGGGCCGGGGCGGCTCGGACACCACGGCCGTCGCCCTGGCCGCCGTCCTCGGGGCCTCGGCCTGCGAGATCTACACCGACGTCGACGGCGTCTACACCACCGACCCCCGGATCGTCCCCGAGGCCCGCAAGATCGACCGCATCAGCTACGACGAGATGCTCGAGCTGGCCAGCCTGGGCGCCGGCGTGATGCACTCGCGGTCGATCGAGTTCGCCAAGAAGTACGGCGTGCCGATCCACGTCCGCAGCAGCCTCTCCGACGCGCCCGGCACCTGGATCGTCGCCGAGACCGACGCCCGCCGCCTGGGGGTCCCCGTCACCGGCGCGGCCCTGGCGAAAGACGAGGCGCGGATCACGATCCGGGGGGTCCCCGACCGCCCGGGGGTCGTCCACCGGATCTTCCACACGATCTCCAAGGCCGCCGTCGTCGTCGACATGATCGTCCAGAACGTCGCCGTCGAGGGCCTGGCCGAGCTGAGCTTCACCGTCGCCAAGGGGGACCTCCCCGAGACCATCGCGGCCGCCGAATCCGCCGCCGAAGCCGTCGGCGCCGCCGGCGTGCAGCACGACGCCGAGGTCGCCAAGGTCTCCGTCGTCGGCCTGGGGATGCGCACCCACACCGGCGTCGCCACCACCATGTTCGAGGCGCTCGCGCGGGAGGGGATCAACATCCAGATGATCACCACCAGCGAGATCAAGATCAGCGTCCTGGTCCCCCGCGCCAACGCCGCCGCCGCCCTCCGCGCCGTCCACAAGGCGTTCCTGCTCGACGAGGTCCACGCCGAGCCCGCCACGCCGTTCGCCCCCCCCCCGGCCGGCAAGCGGCCGATGAAGCTGGTCCCCCTGGCCGACCCCGACGCCGACCCCGCCCTGCCGCAGGGGATGGAAGACCTGGTCATCGCCGGCGTCGACCTGGATGAGACCCAGGCCAACGTCTCGCTCTTCGGCGTCCCCGACGAGCCCGGCTACGCCGCCAAGGTTTTCCAGGCCATCGGCCGCGCCGGCGTGTTCGTCGACATGATCGTCCAGAACGTGAGCCTCTCCGGCGCGACCGACCTCTCGTTCACCGTCCCCCGCGACTCCGCCGAACGCGCCGCCGAGGCCGTCCGCCCGTTCGGCGGCGGCCAGATCGCCATCGAGCCCAACCTGGCCAAGCTCTCCGTCTCCGGCGTCGGCATGCGCACCCACACCGGCGTCGCCACCGCCATGTTCGGCGCCCTGGCCGACGCCTCCATCAACATCAAGCTCATCAACACCAGCGAGGTCCGCATCAACGTCGGCGCCGACGCCGCCGGCGGCCGCCGCGCCCTCCAAAGCCTCCGCAAGGCCTTCGCGCTGGACGAGGAGTGA
- a CDS encoding Calx-beta domain-containing protein, whose translation MLRTQGRARRRAPRTLALDSLEDRRMMSGPGTLGAEPPAIVSLIEFDTATARVVAEGAGRVQLTAIRTGDLSSPATVRARTVAGTALPGYDYAALTTTLTFAAGESKATFTVTIGDDSIAEALFKSFRVVLEDPQGGAGLGAVSIATVNIKDDEPASLEPLTLLDFGASGLWTFTTSEGFRKILDADPQAVVASSNRMAYIDLGVRGLWQWDALRGSRRITDADPQNMVVVNDDWNRSEDVLLADFGSGGLWRWSESRGWSRLSEVDPRAITVDRQAAYIDFGHGGLWRYGDALPWYKLNDLAPESMAAADGVLFLDYGASGTWSWAANQNWKKLGDSNPQGLAAAAGVLYADMGPTGLWSWTGNVGWRKLTDADPRSMRIGGDKLFVEFGEFGLWSWSAKSQFVRLSSTAVDSFVPSLGGDRLLVDQGAAGLWLWTSAGYRRLNAANPDSVAVTG comes from the coding sequence ATGTTGCGGACTCAGGGACGGGCGCGTCGTCGCGCCCCGCGGACCTTGGCCCTGGATTCTCTGGAAGACCGCCGGATGATGTCCGGCCCCGGGACGCTCGGCGCGGAGCCCCCGGCGATCGTCTCGCTGATCGAGTTCGACACGGCGACGGCCCGGGTCGTCGCCGAGGGGGCGGGCCGGGTCCAGCTCACCGCGATCCGGACCGGCGACCTCTCCTCCCCGGCGACCGTGCGGGCGAGGACCGTGGCGGGGACGGCCCTTCCGGGGTATGACTACGCCGCCCTCACGACCACGCTGACGTTCGCCGCCGGCGAGTCGAAGGCGACGTTCACCGTGACCATCGGGGACGACTCGATCGCGGAGGCGCTCTTCAAGTCGTTCCGGGTGGTCCTCGAAGATCCCCAGGGGGGGGCCGGGCTGGGAGCCGTCTCCATCGCCACGGTCAACATCAAGGATGACGAGCCGGCGAGCCTGGAGCCCCTGACCCTCCTGGATTTCGGCGCTTCCGGGCTCTGGACGTTCACCACCTCCGAAGGCTTCCGCAAGATCCTCGACGCCGACCCCCAGGCCGTCGTCGCCTCCTCGAACCGGATGGCCTACATCGACCTCGGCGTCCGCGGCCTCTGGCAGTGGGACGCGCTCCGCGGCAGCCGGCGGATCACCGATGCCGACCCCCAGAACATGGTGGTCGTGAACGACGACTGGAACCGCTCCGAGGACGTCCTGCTCGCCGACTTCGGCTCCGGCGGCCTCTGGCGGTGGAGCGAATCGCGGGGCTGGTCCCGCCTGAGCGAAGTGGACCCCCGGGCGATCACGGTCGACCGCCAGGCCGCCTACATCGACTTCGGCCACGGCGGCCTCTGGCGATACGGCGACGCCCTCCCCTGGTACAAGCTCAACGACCTCGCGCCCGAGTCGATGGCCGCCGCCGACGGCGTCCTCTTCCTGGACTACGGCGCGAGCGGGACCTGGAGCTGGGCCGCCAACCAGAACTGGAAGAAGCTCGGCGACTCCAACCCCCAGGGTCTCGCCGCCGCCGCCGGCGTCCTCTACGCCGACATGGGCCCCACCGGCCTCTGGAGCTGGACCGGCAACGTCGGCTGGCGCAAGCTCACCGACGCCGACCCGCGCTCGATGCGGATCGGCGGGGACAAGCTGTTCGTCGAGTTCGGCGAGTTCGGCCTGTGGTCGTGGTCGGCGAAGTCCCAGTTCGTCCGGCTGAGCTCCACCGCCGTCGACTCCTTCGTCCCCAGCCTCGGCGGCGACCGACTGCTCGTCGACCAGGGCGCCGCCGGGCTCTGGCTCTGGACCAGCGCCGGCTACCGCCGCCTGAACGCCGCGAACCCCGACTCCGTCGCCGTCACGGGCTGA
- a CDS encoding P1 family peptidase, whose translation MAVRRRLGMLFVAACVTPLAAAGEPPARPRARELGVAPGVFETGTHNAITDVPGVKVGQTTMIDGDSIRTGVTAILPHGGNLFREKVAGAVFVGNAFGKLAGSTQVKELGTIETPIVLTNTLSVGAAVDAVVAYTLEHPENVAVRSVNALVGETNDGGLNDIRGMRLHREHVVDAIRQAADGRVAEGNVGAGTGCEAFGWKGGIGTSSRKLPTRFGGWTVGVLVQANYGGVLTIDGAPVGKELSRHAFLAAADDAAGLQEKGRLNGDGSCMIVVATDAPLDARDLERLAARGVFGLARTGSSFSNGSGDYAIAFSTSPECRVTHGDDRPRPRATLPTDAVSPLFQAALEGVEEAVYNALLRAESMTGANRRTVEAIPIEGVRDALKKYHRIP comes from the coding sequence ATGGCTGTTCGACGTCGTCTCGGGATGTTGTTCGTGGCCGCCTGCGTCACCCCGCTCGCCGCCGCCGGCGAGCCTCCGGCGCGTCCTCGCGCCCGCGAGCTGGGCGTCGCGCCCGGGGTGTTCGAGACCGGGACGCACAACGCGATCACCGACGTGCCCGGCGTGAAGGTCGGGCAGACGACGATGATCGATGGGGATTCCATCCGCACCGGCGTCACGGCGATCCTGCCGCACGGCGGGAACCTCTTCCGCGAGAAGGTCGCCGGCGCGGTCTTCGTGGGGAACGCCTTCGGGAAGCTCGCGGGCTCGACCCAGGTGAAGGAGTTGGGGACGATCGAGACGCCCATCGTGCTGACCAACACGCTCTCCGTCGGCGCGGCGGTCGACGCCGTCGTCGCCTACACGCTGGAACATCCCGAGAACGTCGCCGTCCGCTCGGTCAACGCCCTGGTCGGCGAGACCAACGACGGCGGCCTCAACGACATCCGGGGGATGCGCCTCCACCGCGAGCATGTCGTGGACGCGATCAGGCAGGCGGCCGACGGCCGGGTCGCCGAGGGGAACGTCGGCGCGGGGACGGGTTGCGAGGCGTTCGGATGGAAGGGGGGGATCGGCACGTCGTCGCGCAAGCTGCCGACCCGCTTCGGCGGATGGACGGTCGGCGTGCTGGTCCAGGCCAACTACGGCGGCGTGCTGACGATCGACGGCGCGCCGGTCGGGAAGGAGCTGTCCCGCCACGCCTTCCTCGCCGCGGCGGACGACGCGGCGGGGCTCCAGGAGAAAGGCCGCCTCAACGGCGACGGCTCGTGCATGATCGTCGTCGCGACCGACGCACCGCTCGACGCCCGCGACCTCGAGCGCCTGGCGGCGCGGGGGGTGTTCGGCCTGGCCCGCACCGGCTCGTCGTTCTCCAACGGCAGCGGCGACTACGCCATCGCCTTCTCCACCTCCCCCGAGTGCCGCGTCACCCACGGCGACGATCGGCCCCGCCCCCGCGCGACGCTCCCCACGGACGCCGTCTCCCCGCTCTTCCAGGCCGCCCTCGAAGGCGTCGAGGAGGCCGTCTACAACGCCCTCCTCCGCGCCGAGAGCATGACCGGCGCGAACCGCCGAACCGTCGAGGCGATCCCCATCGAAGGCGTCCGCGACGCGCTCAAGAAGTACCACAGGATCCCCTGA
- the yajC gene encoding preprotein translocase subunit YajC → MMPGLFDVIGPLFAQDGGAPPSNWTTLLFLMPIPLLFYFMIYMPQKEQEKKRRAMIDSLKKNDKVVTAGGIYGTVVSIDPSSDRIGLRIDDDKGVKMSVTRASVVRVLEGPGSD, encoded by the coding sequence ATGATGCCAGGATTGTTCGACGTGATCGGCCCCCTCTTCGCCCAGGACGGGGGCGCGCCGCCCAGCAACTGGACGACGCTCCTGTTCCTGATGCCGATCCCCTTGCTCTTCTATTTCATGATCTACATGCCCCAGAAGGAGCAGGAGAAGAAGCGGCGGGCGATGATCGACTCCCTGAAGAAGAACGACAAGGTCGTCACCGCCGGTGGGATCTACGGGACCGTCGTCTCGATCGACCCGTCGTCGGACCGCATCGGCCTGCGGATCGACGACGACAAGGGGGTCAAGATGAGCGTCACCCGCGCCAGCGTCGTCCGGGTCCTGGAAGGACCGGGGTCGGACTGA
- a CDS encoding tetratricopeptide repeat protein, with translation MVVVVIAAVAVMAFAFLAARPEEPGSLRRRAEAASAAKDWETALALWRRVNGSPSATGATWLEEGRACLALSRAAQGDRALREATATDPKAAKAWALRLEILRVEDRWFDASRIGWEAFEAVAPEDRAAVLREMTLAAISDLPDDLARDTLKKWIAADPEDVEAEAALWRRIGGDPRSDDPDRPTRLARLETLVAKHPDRPDVRETLATLLADGGDVERGREVLDAWPEAARDARFDRLDGRWKLDYEGRPEEAVAALSRASEAAPHDWRTHYRLARALTILGRRDEAARAARTTARIREALDPMTLGPALEDAFARLDRPSARATIADACARVGLERLARAWRELPAAIPPAGPQPAAGASGTRRPIP, from the coding sequence GTGGTCGTGGTCGTGATTGCGGCCGTCGCGGTCATGGCGTTCGCCTTTCTGGCGGCCCGGCCGGAGGAGCCGGGCTCGCTCCGGCGTCGGGCTGAGGCGGCCTCGGCGGCGAAGGATTGGGAGACGGCGCTGGCGCTCTGGCGGCGGGTGAACGGATCGCCGTCGGCGACGGGGGCGACCTGGCTGGAGGAGGGGAGGGCCTGCCTGGCCCTGAGCCGGGCCGCGCAGGGGGATCGGGCCTTGCGCGAGGCGACGGCGACCGACCCCAAGGCCGCGAAGGCCTGGGCGTTGAGGCTGGAGATCCTCCGCGTCGAGGACCGCTGGTTCGACGCCTCGAGGATCGGCTGGGAAGCGTTCGAGGCCGTCGCCCCCGAGGACCGCGCGGCGGTGCTCCGCGAGATGACCCTGGCCGCGATCTCCGACCTGCCCGACGACCTGGCGCGCGACACGCTCAAGAAGTGGATCGCGGCCGACCCGGAGGACGTGGAGGCCGAGGCCGCCCTCTGGCGTCGGATCGGCGGCGACCCCCGATCCGACGACCCCGACCGCCCGACCCGCCTGGCCCGGCTGGAAACGCTGGTCGCGAAGCACCCCGACCGGCCCGACGTGCGCGAGACCCTGGCGACCCTCCTGGCCGACGGCGGCGACGTGGAGCGGGGCCGCGAGGTCCTCGACGCCTGGCCCGAGGCCGCCCGCGACGCCCGGTTCGATCGGCTCGACGGCCGCTGGAAGCTGGACTACGAGGGCCGCCCGGAAGAGGCCGTCGCGGCCCTGTCGCGGGCGAGCGAGGCCGCCCCCCACGACTGGCGGACGCACTACCGCCTGGCGCGGGCCCTGACGATCCTGGGGCGTCGCGACGAGGCGGCGAGGGCGGCGAGGACGACGGCGAGGATCCGCGAGGCGCTTGACCCGATGACGCTCGGTCCGGCCCTGGAAGACGCCTTCGCGAGGCTCGACCGCCCCTCGGCGCGGGCGACGATCGCCGACGCCTGCGCCCGGGTCGGCCTGGAACGGCTGGCCCGGGCCTGGCGCGAGCTGCCGGCGGCGATCCCGCCGGCCGGGCCTCAGCCGGCGGCCGGGGCCTCGGGGACCAGGCGGCCGATCCCGTAA
- a CDS encoding protein translocase subunit SecDF, with product MKNLVNWKSILIVGSTLLGLIAMSPPEKKLKLGIDLSGGTILVYEVAKESTSSGNFNMEELIAALKQRADPQGVKETPIRNIGNNRIEIILPKASPEEVEEIKKMLTDVGSLEFRILANQKHDSEAIARAMGPGGLAKPPARYKWARLGEVSTGTEPQFTEASITDPQQNWKRDLYAGVEVVLTGKDATGADKTLAIPILRNTNDTLTLAEPHNLGSIASYRVEYNPSGIRGGDPTNPRPGDPIVREEKVSEGRTETYILCVQDRQDVTGKYLSRAYMQTDEKLQPAVGFQFNRQGARRFGQLTREHLPEEGDAFRYQLAILLDNLVMSAPSINSEIRDSGIIEGGGQGFKVKEVQHLINILQAGSLPASLDPTPLQEENVGPTLGEDSIAKGWRAIWVSMLVVPVFMIIYYRFAGVVAVVALVVNMILLVGSMAFIQATFSLPGLAGLALTIGMAVDANVLVFERMREEKERGAGLAQQIRNGFNRAWVTIFDSHVTNLLAAIVLYAVGTEEVKGFALTMILGMLWNLFTAVFMSRHIFETAYARGWLRELHFRQMLDKTNIDFVGPRYYCMAVSLVVILLGLGAFFARGRTMYNIDFTGGTLVTIRLNEADATVRSLSSSQRTELVREKAGVLPDVTIESLRVSQNQKEQAARFNIRTTEQDSQKVKNQIIEAFGPSLAKIDMTVGPEKAIGEPAAPASASAAAKSAPSMVARFAGGREYELAFNTTSFNSTQPPAQVVSSEFARVLDAAGIVNPNSRFEITAAGSGGKARAEGTKLILKTDLEPDVAKAELEALKDSLANNRDMLFERIANFGSTVASETRTLALIATVASWIIIVAYLWWRFHSFTYGLAAVLAVVHDVLITLGAIAVSYWLALVPGLNTLLMIDQFKIDLPIVAAFLTLIGFSVNDTIVIFDRIREIKGKTPHLTPQLVNAAINQTLSRTILTSLTAWLVVVVLYVLGGEGLHGFAFALVVGFLSGTYSTVYIATPILIDWIGHEEATHGALAKPGDKSKAVTSR from the coding sequence ATGAAGAACCTTGTGAACTGGAAGAGCATCTTGATCGTGGGATCGACCCTCCTGGGCCTGATCGCCATGTCTCCCCCCGAGAAGAAGTTGAAGCTGGGCATCGACCTCTCCGGAGGGACGATCCTCGTCTACGAGGTCGCCAAGGAGAGTACGTCGTCCGGCAACTTCAACATGGAGGAGCTGATCGCCGCGCTGAAGCAGCGGGCCGACCCGCAGGGGGTCAAGGAGACGCCGATCCGCAACATCGGCAACAACCGGATCGAGATCATCCTGCCGAAGGCGAGCCCGGAGGAGGTCGAGGAGATCAAGAAGATGCTGACGGACGTCGGCTCGCTTGAGTTCCGGATCCTCGCCAACCAGAAGCACGACTCCGAGGCGATCGCCCGCGCGATGGGCCCCGGCGGCCTGGCCAAGCCCCCCGCGCGCTACAAGTGGGCGCGGCTGGGCGAGGTCTCCACCGGGACCGAGCCCCAGTTCACCGAGGCCTCGATCACCGACCCCCAGCAGAACTGGAAGCGCGACCTCTACGCCGGGGTGGAAGTCGTCCTGACCGGCAAGGACGCGACCGGCGCCGACAAGACGCTGGCGATCCCGATCCTCCGGAACACGAACGACACGCTCACCCTGGCCGAGCCCCACAACCTCGGCTCGATCGCCTCGTACCGGGTCGAGTACAACCCCAGCGGGATCCGCGGCGGCGACCCGACCAACCCCCGCCCGGGCGACCCGATCGTCCGCGAGGAGAAGGTCTCCGAGGGCCGCACCGAGACCTACATCCTCTGCGTCCAGGACCGCCAGGACGTCACCGGCAAGTACCTCTCGCGGGCCTACATGCAGACCGACGAGAAGCTCCAGCCGGCGGTCGGCTTCCAGTTCAACCGCCAGGGCGCCCGCCGCTTCGGCCAGCTCACCCGCGAGCACCTGCCCGAGGAGGGGGACGCCTTCCGCTACCAGCTGGCGATCCTGCTGGACAACCTGGTGATGTCGGCCCCGTCGATCAACTCGGAGATCCGCGACTCGGGGATCATCGAGGGGGGCGGCCAGGGGTTCAAGGTCAAGGAGGTCCAGCACCTCATCAACATCCTCCAGGCCGGCAGCCTGCCGGCGAGCCTCGACCCGACGCCGCTCCAGGAGGAGAACGTCGGCCCGACGCTCGGCGAGGACTCGATCGCCAAGGGCTGGCGGGCCATCTGGGTCTCGATGCTCGTCGTCCCCGTCTTCATGATCATCTACTACCGCTTCGCCGGCGTGGTGGCGGTGGTGGCCCTGGTCGTCAACATGATCCTCCTGGTGGGCTCGATGGCCTTCATCCAGGCCACTTTCTCGCTCCCCGGCCTGGCCGGGCTCGCCCTGACGATCGGCATGGCGGTCGACGCCAACGTGCTGGTCTTCGAACGCATGCGCGAGGAGAAGGAGCGCGGCGCCGGGCTGGCGCAGCAGATCCGCAACGGCTTCAACCGGGCCTGGGTGACGATCTTCGACTCCCACGTCACCAACCTGCTCGCGGCGATCGTGCTCTACGCCGTCGGCACCGAGGAAGTGAAGGGCTTCGCCCTGACGATGATCCTGGGCATGCTCTGGAACCTGTTCACCGCCGTCTTCATGTCGCGGCACATCTTCGAGACCGCCTACGCCCGCGGCTGGCTGCGCGAATTGCACTTCCGCCAGATGCTGGACAAGACGAACATCGACTTCGTCGGCCCCCGCTACTACTGCATGGCCGTCTCCCTCGTCGTGATCCTGCTGGGCCTGGGGGCGTTCTTCGCCCGCGGCCGGACGATGTACAACATCGACTTCACCGGCGGCACCCTGGTGACCATCCGGCTGAACGAGGCCGACGCCACCGTCCGCAGCCTCTCCTCCAGCCAGCGGACCGAGCTCGTCCGCGAGAAGGCCGGCGTCCTCCCCGACGTCACCATCGAGAGCCTCCGCGTCAGCCAGAACCAGAAGGAGCAGGCGGCCCGGTTCAACATCCGGACCACCGAGCAGGACTCGCAGAAGGTCAAGAACCAGATCATCGAGGCGTTCGGCCCGTCGCTCGCCAAGATCGACATGACCGTCGGCCCCGAGAAGGCGATCGGCGAGCCCGCGGCCCCGGCGTCGGCGTCCGCCGCGGCGAAGTCCGCCCCCTCGATGGTCGCCCGGTTCGCCGGCGGCCGCGAGTACGAGCTGGCGTTCAACACCACCTCGTTCAACAGCACCCAGCCCCCGGCCCAGGTGGTCTCGTCCGAGTTCGCCCGGGTCCTCGACGCCGCCGGGATCGTCAACCCGAACTCGCGGTTCGAGATCACCGCCGCCGGCTCCGGCGGCAAGGCCCGCGCCGAGGGGACCAAGCTGATCCTCAAGACCGACCTGGAGCCCGACGTCGCCAAGGCCGAGCTGGAAGCCCTGAAGGACTCGCTGGCGAACAACCGCGACATGCTCTTCGAGCGGATCGCCAACTTCGGCAGCACGGTCGCCTCGGAGACCCGGACCCTGGCCCTGATCGCCACCGTGGCGAGCTGGATCATCATCGTGGCCTACCTCTGGTGGCGGTTCCACTCGTTCACCTACGGCCTGGCCGCGGTGCTCGCCGTCGTCCACGACGTCCTCATCACCCTGGGGGCCATCGCCGTCAGCTACTGGCTGGCGCTCGTCCCGGGCCTGAACACGCTCCTGATGATCGACCAGTTCAAGATCGACCTGCCGATCGTCGCGGCCTTCCTCACGCTCATCGGCTTCTCGGTGAACGACACGATCGTCATCTTCGACCGCATCCGGGAGATCAAGGGGAAGACCCCCCACCTCACCCCGCAGCTGGTCAACGCCGCCATCAACCAGACCCTCAGCCGGACGATCCTGACGTCGCTGACCGCCTGGCTCGTCGTCGTCGTCCTCTACGTCCTCGGCGGCGAGGGGCTCCACGGCTTCGCCTTCGCCCTGGTCGTCGGCTTCCTCAGCGGAACCTACAGCACCGTCTACATCGCCACCCCGATCCTCATCGACTGGATCGGCCACGAGGAAGCGACCCACGGCGCCCTCGCCAAGCCCGGCGACAAGTCCAAGGCCGTCACCTCGCGGTAA
- a CDS encoding UDP-glucose dehydrogenase family protein translates to MKIAVIGTGYVGLVQGTCLAESGNDVVCIDKLADKIEGLKQGRIPIYEPGLAELVHRNYRDGRLKFSTDLASGIADAEIVFIAVGTPQGDDGGADLSGVWAVGRQIAENLNGPKVIVIKSTVPVGTNAELARQMKEVARVPFDVANNPEFLKEGAAIEDFNKPDRVVVGARRPEVAEILHELYAPFLRTDRPFLVMSPESAEMTKYVANCLLATKISFINEMANLCEIYQADVNDVRRGIGHDQRIGFHFLHPGVGYGGSCFPKDIRAVVHMAKSRGLEPRMMLAVDEVNEAQKQVLVRKVTDHFQGDLAGKTIGVWGLAFKPRTDDIREAPALVLIDALLAAGAQVRVHDPEAIPNVRAIYGEKITYCDRPYGAIEGADALVIATEWNEFRNPDFEVIKRLLGRPVVFDGRNVFDPERMVEMGFTYYGIGRLVPEAPAAG, encoded by the coding sequence GTGAAAATCGCAGTCATCGGAACGGGATACGTCGGTCTGGTCCAGGGGACCTGCCTGGCCGAGAGCGGCAACGACGTCGTCTGCATCGACAAGCTCGCGGACAAGATCGAGGGTCTGAAGCAGGGCCGAATCCCGATCTACGAGCCGGGGCTCGCCGAGCTGGTCCACCGCAATTATCGCGACGGCCGGCTCAAGTTCAGCACCGACCTGGCCTCCGGCATCGCCGACGCCGAGATCGTCTTCATCGCCGTCGGCACGCCCCAGGGGGACGACGGCGGCGCGGACCTCTCGGGCGTCTGGGCCGTCGGCCGCCAGATCGCCGAGAACCTGAACGGTCCCAAGGTGATCGTCATCAAGAGCACGGTCCCGGTCGGCACCAACGCCGAGCTCGCCCGGCAGATGAAGGAAGTCGCCCGGGTCCCGTTCGACGTGGCCAACAATCCCGAGTTCCTCAAGGAAGGCGCCGCGATCGAGGACTTCAACAAGCCCGACCGCGTCGTCGTCGGCGCCCGCCGCCCGGAGGTCGCCGAGATCCTCCACGAGCTTTACGCCCCGTTCCTCCGCACCGACCGGCCGTTCCTGGTCATGTCGCCGGAGTCGGCCGAGATGACCAAGTACGTCGCCAACTGCCTGCTGGCGACCAAGATCAGCTTCATCAACGAGATGGCCAACCTCTGCGAGATCTACCAGGCCGACGTCAACGACGTCCGCCGGGGGATCGGCCACGACCAGCGGATCGGGTTCCACTTCCTCCATCCGGGGGTCGGCTACGGCGGCAGTTGCTTCCCCAAGGACATCCGCGCGGTCGTCCACATGGCCAAGTCCCGGGGGCTGGAGCCTCGGATGATGCTCGCGGTCGACGAGGTCAACGAGGCCCAGAAGCAGGTCCTCGTCCGCAAGGTTACGGATCATTTCCAGGGCGACCTGGCGGGCAAGACGATCGGCGTCTGGGGCCTGGCCTTCAAGCCCCGCACCGACGACATCCGCGAGGCCCCCGCCCTCGTCCTGATCGACGCCCTGCTCGCCGCCGGGGCCCAGGTCCGCGTCCACGACCCCGAGGCCATCCCCAACGTCCGCGCGATCTACGGCGAGAAGATCACCTACTGCGACCGCCCGTACGGGGCTATCGAAGGGGCTGACGCGCTGGTGATCGCGACCGAGTGGAACGAGTTCCGCAACCCGGACTTCGAGGTCATCAAGCGGCTCCTCGGCCGCCCCGTCGTCTTCGACGGCCGGAACGTGTTCGACCCCGAGCGGATGGTCGAGATGGGCTTCACCTATTACGGGATCGGCCGCCTGGTCCCCGAGGCCCCGGCCGCCGGCTGA